One Aegilops tauschii subsp. strangulata cultivar AL8/78 chromosome 2, Aet v6.0, whole genome shotgun sequence genomic window, GGGCTGGCGTTCGCAGGGACAGATGTGGCAGCCACCGCCGCAGCGGCAACCACAGCTTCTTCGTCGTCGGAGTCGGCCGAGGGATCCCGGCCGTGCTTATTCGTGGGGCGCCAGATGTTGCGCGCGATCTCGAAAATGGCCTGCTCGTGCGGGGAGCGGAAGGAGAAGGCGGCGCCGGACCCGCGGAGGCGGGAGACGCAGTTGCGGTACTTGCGCTTCAGGCGGCGGAGCTTCTCAACGAGCTGGCTCTTGGAGAAGtcgagctggaggcggcggcgcaTATCCTCGTAGAATGGGTCCGTGTCGTACTGGTGCGACGCGAACGCCGTGCCGCGGGCGGCGGTGAACTCCGCGAACCCGCGGAGGATCACGATCTCGTCCTCCTCCGTCCAGAGACGCTGGAAGAGgggccgccgctcgccgcccgaCGAGGCCTGGCCGCCGCTTCCACCCGTGGGGAGCAGGGTGGtggcggaggaggaggtggggtCGGGGAGGCTCGGATCGGGAGGTTCGAGGAACGGGGCGCCGGTGAAGTCCCCGTCCTCCGAGTAGTCGTCGCCGTCCGCATCGGTGAAAGAGAGGGCGGCGACAGCGGCCGACGAGCCGTCGCCGGCGGGGAGCATTGGGCCGGAGATGGGATTCGGGATGGGCTAGGGTTCCGATCCCGGAATTTCGGGGGATTCGGATCGACGGGGACTGGATTTTCTGGGTTTCTCGCCCCAATTTTGGGCTGGGGGTCGTCGCAGAACGCAGAGGAATTCCTCAGTTTACTAGAACTATTGCACTTAGGTACCTCTGAAATTTGGAATTTGCAAGTTTGCCCTTCATACGGTGCCAAAGTTGGAGTACTATTTTTCATTATTATTTTTAAGCTAACATGTGTGTCTGTGTATTCAAAGTCAACCTAGAGCAATACAGCCATCCACGAAACTGCAACATAATCTTAAAACTATCAAACCAATTACTTTGACTTTGCAAATTATTGTAATCGTTTTTATTTTTTATACGTATATATTCTTGTGGTTCGTCAATCACAATCCCACGCAAGACACGCTGAGGATGCCACACTGCATGCCATAAATGAATATATCATTTCTAGATTGAGAAGTGATGGTTCCAATCAACAGATGTGGCAACTGTAGACACATATGTTTCTTTGGATAGTGGTTAGCATGAGATTGTTGTCCACCAACTTACTAGTCACCGCTACAAACAATTTTCGCTGGTCGTAAACATCTATTTATGCGTTTTGATTTTCCCTAGTGCAAGACCACTCTCACAATGAACACATGTCCTTCATGTTTACTTCGCCAACTCACAAGCATTGTCGTGTAAGAAAAAAAATGATGAAACACTACAACTAGTGAAGAGAGAAGTCACAGTAGTATCGTTCTATGATAGTGTATCATAGCGGACAAACGTGACTAATTTATTGTCACATAAATCAAAGTTATACCCACGAAGGCATGACCGAAAGCAGGGGGAGGGATGGGTGCGGGATGTGCATTCAGGGAGATGGGGGCATATTCTCTAACCTCGTTAGCATCCGTTTTAGACTGACAATTTTTTATGCAACAAGCAAAAAATGAGCAAAGTCAAAGACACTGTTCACTTTTGACTTAAACTTAGAAAGTTAGAGAAACATATTTGGCGTTTCGTGGCTCACGGTTCCTTTTTCGTGGGGACAGGAGGAGGGGTGGATTGGGTTCCTGGGTCGCTGATTTACGGTGTGGATCAAGTGTGAGAGGGAAGGTCGAATCATCACGACAACCATGATAGCATACCCCCATGAACAGTAAAAACACAAAGAAACATTTTATGATTGATCATGATCAAGGTTGAGTTTATTATGGGAGCATGTGTGGATGATCAAGGTCGAGGTCCTTGGGTGGGGGTGTACGAAAAGAGGAATATAAAATTACAAAAACGGAAGGAAAGAGGAATGTTTCTTGGGGGAACTAAAACAAAACAACATTTTCCGGTGAAATTTATGCTAAAATTGAACTACCGTATCTATGCATGCGGATGTTTCGCTTACATTCTGTCTATATAACCCACTTTAGCTCAACCCAATTACGCTTTTATTTTAACCAGTTATAACAAAAACATTTATTCTCCCTTAGGCCTTGTTCGGTTGCCGTGGTTAGGTTCCATGAGTGGTTTCTAACCTCCTAGGGATTGGGTGATCCCCTACTTGTCACCCAACCCCTGCTGTTCCTCATCCACATGAATTCCTATGGCCATAACCTGTTCGGTTACTCCCTTTCTATATTCTCTGCAAGCACATCAAGTCAGATCGGGAGGAGGAGATGGGAAAGAAGAGGGGGAGAGGAGAAGAGGCTTATCGGATGGGAGAGAAGGGAGGGGTGGGGAAGTATGCCGCCACCGTCGCCTCCGGAtggctgcgccgccgccgccgaatcgcgggagagagagggaggtcGGGGACTCGTGGAGAGAGGGCTCGAACTTTTTCTTCTCGCGTACCGTTTCGTCCGTCGCGGGAGGGATTGGTTCCACGGGTAGAGGGGCGAGGATTATATCCCGGGTAGTTCCACCTGGTTTGGGAGGGACTGGGCGGGGGTGTAGCCCCAACCGGGTCTAACCGAACACACTTATATAGCAGGCCGGGGTCGAATCCCGGTCGGGCCGAAACCACGGGGTTCGGCGGGGATTGGGCGCCAATCCCGGCGGGGGAGGGGCTAACCGAACAAGGCCTTATTGTGTAATCCTCGCCCCTCTGAGTTCACACCTCCTACTCCCATCCTCCACGTCTTCCCTCCATCACACCTTCTTGCCTTTTCATTGGATTGCTTTTGGTTTTCCTACAGAGTCAAGTTTTTTTTTCCACTTCCAACGAACTCCTTGCATCTGTATCGGTGTATGCGTCGTATTTGCTATGTATTTGTGTCTGTTCCATATTCACTTTCAGATTCATCTTCGCTTTCgttaaaaaatataaaaacaaaaacggttttgctaaagcacatctagatgtgccctaaGTATTACACATCTAAATCCTATGTCATTGATTTTACCCGAAGATTTGTGCATGTATTTTtccattttcttttcttttcatatttgattgaggcatttagatgtgcaataactagagcacatctagatgtgcctaATCAGAATGTTGCAAAAGCAACGAGGGCTCAAAAACATAGTTAAAAGCTTCcatcagaaaaataaaaatactACCCAGATCACGAGCACCAACAGGACCAGCTTAGTCATCACTTCATACAACTGGATTCTGAAGATGACAACTACTCGCTCTGTCTCATAATGTAAGctgttttttgacactagtgtagtgtcaaaaaatgtcatacatgacggagggagtacttcataTTTCTCCAGTTTAAGGGCAAGGGAGAATCCGCCGACATTATGCTGTTATGCACCATATACATATCTATTGAGCAAAACCAATTTTGGAATGATGATGCCAAGAGGATCACAACATATGCTGCTGCTATATCAAAAACTGAAACTGGCAAATTCAATGCGAGACTTTCAGACTCTGGGTGCAGATGAAGATTTCGGAGCCAAAAAATGACTCATGGGTGATTATAAGCATGTATTCAGACATGGGAAACCAAGTTCTCACATCCGATTGGTTGAAACGTTCCACAGTATAGTTCCGTTTCGGTTCCACAATATCAGCAAACAGCAGGCAGATTCTCGACAATATTGGCACAACAAAGACAGAAATTTCAGAATAGTAGAAAAAAAATGCATTAACAGATAATAGACACAGAAATGCAGGCCTGGGACTCCTGCGTGATTGTGTATCAGCAAGGTAGAAAATCAAGTTCGCACATTAATGTGGTGGAAGTATTATGACTAGGGATTTTTTCTACTGCAGGTTAAGAATATCAGCAAAATAGCAGGTTGAAGATTGGCAAGCCAGAAGCTTCAGTACAGTGGACTGGAGAGAGTGGACAACTAATGGGGGCAAAAATCCACTACATTTACTGATAACATACACAGCCTTGTTATCAAAATTTGATTGGAAATTTCTAAGAACCATCGCATTTCAGTAGAATGGCAGCAACCTAAAGATAGTAGGTTAGGCTTTCAAAGCAATACGTGGTTGCAAGGGGTTCCCCCAGAATTGCAACCAAACAACCCTGCTAGAATCTGATGAACTATCCTGTTACACACCGTGCACATACCACATATGTTACTCAGGAAATTCAATATTTGAATAACCATGCCGGGAACAAACATATATCTTCTGGTCCTATGAAAGAAGTGAAACTGGCAAATTTAATGCTACAATATGCAGAATTTCAGACTCAGGTGCACAGATGATCACAGATTTCTGGGTGGTTGCAAGAATGTATATATCAGCATAGCAAACCAAGTTCTCACATCAGTATGATGGAAATATAAGGATTGGTAAACTCTACTTCAGCTTAATATCATCAAAACAGCAGATTGATGAGATTAGCAAGCCAGCAATCCCAGTACAGGTGGACTACTAAGATAAGATGAGAACAAAATTCACTGCAAAAACTGATAACAGATACTGCAATACATGGCTGATTGTCCAAATTTAAAGGGAAGTTTCTCTAATTACCATAGCATTTCGGTTGAATGGCAGTAACCTAAAGATAGTACATCAGGCCTACCTACCAAACCATAGACGGTTGCAAGGGGTACAGAGCAAATAAAACAGGTAGTTCAAGCTCCCACATAACTGCAACTAAATAACATGACAAGCCAATGTAAACTACTATCTCTACCTATTGTGCCTCCTCTGcatcttttttcttctttttcttctcctttttcttctCACTCTTCTCAACTTCCGCACTCTCTGGAGCAACATCATCACCAccttccttgctcttcttcttcttctttttcttctcgCTGCCACCCTTCTCCTCATCAGACAGACTGCTCTGCTCTTCCTTCACTGCCTCCGAAACAGCTGATCCTGGTTCTCCCttatctttctttttcttcttcttcttcttctcactCTTCTCCCCTTCCACTGCCTCAGTGACCTCCTCAACCTTCATCTTCTTTGCAGGTGTGGAACCAGTTACATCATCCTCATCAGTCTTCCTCTTTTTCTTCTCCTTGACCTCCTCACTTGGCACCACATCCTGTTGTTCGACCTTTACCTTCTCAGGCTCAGGAGCAGCTGCAATGCTAGCAATCATTGCATCGCCACCAGTAGGAAGCACCACATTTCGAAGCCACTCAGCTGGGGTCTTGTCAGTTGGCTTCCCATGCTTATCAAGGAGGCCATCGgcgatcatcttcttcttcttaaGTGCCACCGGACCAAGTCCCCACTTCCTTGGGTATGTATCCCTGTCCATCACCACCCTCTTGATCTTCGCTACAGCACCATGGTCGCAAGTTGCCATAACAGCAGTGGGCATCTCAGCAATACCAATGGCAATTGCCTCCC contains:
- the LOC109760297 gene encoding probable transcription factor At5g28040, whose product is MLPAGDGSSAAVAALSFTDADGDDYSEDGDFTGAPFLEPPDPSLPDPTSSSATTLLPTGGSGGQASSGGERRPLFQRLWTEEDEIVILRGFAEFTAARGTAFASHQYDTDPFYEDMRRRLQLDFSKSQLVEKLRRLKRKYRNCVSRLRGSGAAFSFRSPHEQAIFEIARNIWRPTNKHGRDPSADSDDEEAVVAAAAVAATSVPANASPNGEVKSPPGRQRRRRRSVESPAPTAPAAVPATILVQPPQPMQVQVPVSVPVKMDDSLPALPQAPMPVTVTMEGSEPLKFPVMSLQSGVVDVEKNFLTPMFKEMIHAVINMGSSPFGMKLPEPPHGLPMEGEKWRNQRILELEVYLKRIELLQDQVKATLEELKSSTPRT